A single genomic interval of Vanessa atalanta chromosome 12, ilVanAtal1.2, whole genome shotgun sequence harbors:
- the LOC125067773 gene encoding organic cation transporter protein-like isoform X1 encodes MEQRKEINLDSVLESLRPYGRYNLLNFVLLLFPVLLSSFYECGFIFEAQEQTYRCKVFGCDGRYNDTSWVDYAIPKNKERDRPDSCKRYVPLNVTEFQCTPEQFSNETMPCDAYVYEQSQSLVEEFNLGCQEWKRALVGTVHNSGMFAAMLVTGAISDRFGRRVAVGMAATASFIFGIARAFAPGYLSYLTLHFLEAGFGGGLYPSAYVFAVELVGLKQRVIVSAMCNMTFVVGVVLIAMLAWFVNNWRTYILILYSPAIIVGIYVWFMNESARWLLSKGKKDQAIRTLKRAAKINNLDPRNLELDALSDPLLKSDNQTVDKKSQFSKAIRSSIIWKRLLICSFLWLTCSLVYYGLSINSVSLSGNKYVSFMLVVLVEIPAYIVVVIVLDKYGRKKTMITTYLTCAATSLLFAFLPRSDWWSIPLYLIGKWSVTLTYSSVYIYVSEVFPTNMRQTLISVCSTAGRIGSLIAPLTPLLSVYHRSMPTVIFGGMCFLSSLLVIMLPETRNMRLPDTIEEAEELSRMKSKTDTS; translated from the exons ATGGAACAGAGGAAAGAAATCAATCTAGACTCGGTCCTCGAAAGCCTGAGACCGTACGGACGTTACAATCTATTGAATTTCGTCCTGCTACTGTTCCCGGTACTATTGAGCAGTTTCTACGAATGTGGATTCATCTTCGAAGCGCAGGAACAGACGTACAG ATGCAAAGTTTTCGGCTGTGATGGAAGATACAATGACACTTCTTGGGTTGATTACGCCATaccgaaaaataaagaaagggATCGACCGGATTCCTGCAAAAGATACGTGCCGTTAAACGTCACGGAATTCCAATGTACGCCTGAACAGTTCTCCAATGAGACCATGCCTTGTGATGCCTATGTTTATGAACAGAGTCAGTCTCTCGTTGAAGAG tttaatttAGGTTGTCAGGAATGGAAAAGGGCGCTTGTAGGCACGGTGCACAATTCCGGCATGTTCGCAGCGATGCTTGTGACCGGAGCGATATCTGACAGATTCGGCCGTAGAGTTGCTGTGGGTATGGCGGCCACGGCTAGTTTCATATTCGGCATAGCAAGGGCATTTGCTCCAGGATATCTGTCATATTTGACCTTGCACTTCTTGGAAGCTGGATTTGGCGGTGGATTATACCCATCCGCATACGTTTTTG CGGTAGAGCTGGTCGGTCTAAAGCAACGGGTGATTGTCTCAGCCATGTGCAACATGACATTCGTCGTCGGCGTCGTTCTGATCGCCATGCTGGCCTGGTTCGTCAACAACTGGAGAACCTACATCCTCATTCTGTACAGCCCCGCAATCATCGTTGGAATTTACGTCTGGTTCATGAATGAAAGCGCAAGATGGCTGCTCAGCAAAGGGAAAAAAGACCAAGCGATCAGAACATTAAAGCGAGccgcaaaaataaataatttagatccTCGCAATTTAGAATTAGATGCACTAAGTGATCCTTTACTTAAATCAGACAATCAGACAGTTGACAAGAAATCTCAGTTCTCAAAAGCGATTCGTTCGAGTATTATTTGGAAGAGATTATTGATATGTTCGTTTCTGTGGTTAACATGTTCGTTGGTTTATTACGGGCTTTCGATAAATTCGGTGTCTTTGAGTGGTAATAAATACGTGAGCTTCATGTTGGTGGTGCTGGTGGAAATACCTGCGTACATTGTGGTTGTTATTGTGTTGGATAAATACGGTCGGAAGAAAACAATGATTACTACATATTTGACGTGCGCCGCAACGAGCTTGCTGTTTGCATTTTTGCCGAGAT CGGATTGGTGGTCCATCCCGCTATATCTCATTGGCAAGTGGAGCGTCACTCTCACGTACAGCTCCGTGTACATCTACGTGTCTGAAGTGTTCCCGACCAACATGAGGCAGACCCTTATCAGCGTGTGCTCGACGGCTGGAAGAATCGGATCACTGATTGCACCGTTGACGCCATTActg TCGGTGTATCACAGATCGATGCCTACAGTCATATTCGGCGGCATGTGCTTCTTATCCAGTCTCTTGGTCATAATGTTACCAGAGACAAGAAACATGAGACTACCAGACACCATCGAAGAGGCGGAAGAACTATCTCGAATGAAAAGCAAAACTGATacgtcataa
- the LOC125067773 gene encoding organic cation transporter protein-like isoform X2 has protein sequence MQKSTKEMEQRKEINLDSVLESLRPYGRYNLLNFVLLLFPVLLSSFYECGFIFEAQEQTYRCKVFGCDGRYNDTSWVDYAIPKNKERDRPDSCKRYVPLNVTEFQCTPEQFSNETMPCDAYVYEQSQSLVEEFNLGCQEWKRALVGTVHNSGMFAAMLVTGAISDRFGRRVAVGMAATASFIFGIARAFAPGYLSYLTLHFLEAGFGGGLYPSAYVFAVELVGLKQRVIVSAMCNMTFVVGVVLIAMLAWFVNNWRTYILILYSPAIIVGIYVWFMNESARWLLSKGKKDQAIRTLKRAAKINNLDPRNLELDALSDPLLKSDNQTVDKKSQFSKAIRSSIIWKRLLICSFLWLTCSLVYYGLSINSVSLSGNKYVSFMLVVLVEIPAYIVVVIVLDKYGRKKTMITTYLTCAATSLLFAFLPRSDWWSIPLYLIGKWSVTLTYSSVYIYVSEVFPTNMRQTLISVCSTAGRIGSLIAPLTPLLSVYHRSMPTVIFGGMCFLSSLLVIMLPETRNMRLPDTIEEAEELSRMKSKTDTS, from the exons ATGCA AAAATCCACCAAAGAAATGGAACAGAGGAAAGAAATCAATCTAGACTCGGTCCTCGAAAGCCTGAGACCGTACGGACGTTACAATCTATTGAATTTCGTCCTGCTACTGTTCCCGGTACTATTGAGCAGTTTCTACGAATGTGGATTCATCTTCGAAGCGCAGGAACAGACGTACAG ATGCAAAGTTTTCGGCTGTGATGGAAGATACAATGACACTTCTTGGGTTGATTACGCCATaccgaaaaataaagaaagggATCGACCGGATTCCTGCAAAAGATACGTGCCGTTAAACGTCACGGAATTCCAATGTACGCCTGAACAGTTCTCCAATGAGACCATGCCTTGTGATGCCTATGTTTATGAACAGAGTCAGTCTCTCGTTGAAGAG tttaatttAGGTTGTCAGGAATGGAAAAGGGCGCTTGTAGGCACGGTGCACAATTCCGGCATGTTCGCAGCGATGCTTGTGACCGGAGCGATATCTGACAGATTCGGCCGTAGAGTTGCTGTGGGTATGGCGGCCACGGCTAGTTTCATATTCGGCATAGCAAGGGCATTTGCTCCAGGATATCTGTCATATTTGACCTTGCACTTCTTGGAAGCTGGATTTGGCGGTGGATTATACCCATCCGCATACGTTTTTG CGGTAGAGCTGGTCGGTCTAAAGCAACGGGTGATTGTCTCAGCCATGTGCAACATGACATTCGTCGTCGGCGTCGTTCTGATCGCCATGCTGGCCTGGTTCGTCAACAACTGGAGAACCTACATCCTCATTCTGTACAGCCCCGCAATCATCGTTGGAATTTACGTCTGGTTCATGAATGAAAGCGCAAGATGGCTGCTCAGCAAAGGGAAAAAAGACCAAGCGATCAGAACATTAAAGCGAGccgcaaaaataaataatttagatccTCGCAATTTAGAATTAGATGCACTAAGTGATCCTTTACTTAAATCAGACAATCAGACAGTTGACAAGAAATCTCAGTTCTCAAAAGCGATTCGTTCGAGTATTATTTGGAAGAGATTATTGATATGTTCGTTTCTGTGGTTAACATGTTCGTTGGTTTATTACGGGCTTTCGATAAATTCGGTGTCTTTGAGTGGTAATAAATACGTGAGCTTCATGTTGGTGGTGCTGGTGGAAATACCTGCGTACATTGTGGTTGTTATTGTGTTGGATAAATACGGTCGGAAGAAAACAATGATTACTACATATTTGACGTGCGCCGCAACGAGCTTGCTGTTTGCATTTTTGCCGAGAT CGGATTGGTGGTCCATCCCGCTATATCTCATTGGCAAGTGGAGCGTCACTCTCACGTACAGCTCCGTGTACATCTACGTGTCTGAAGTGTTCCCGACCAACATGAGGCAGACCCTTATCAGCGTGTGCTCGACGGCTGGAAGAATCGGATCACTGATTGCACCGTTGACGCCATTActg TCGGTGTATCACAGATCGATGCCTACAGTCATATTCGGCGGCATGTGCTTCTTATCCAGTCTCTTGGTCATAATGTTACCAGAGACAAGAAACATGAGACTACCAGACACCATCGAAGAGGCGGAAGAACTATCTCGAATGAAAAGCAAAACTGATacgtcataa